The nucleotide sequence ACAATTGTGGAAGaatgtttgaattatttttttcattgtgtgcCCAGAAGTTAGAATTACAACCGATGAAAACAAATTATGGACAAAGTTGGGTTTAATATAACCCGTATTCTACCTAAAAAGAGAATGAACCTCCTTCGGAGATGGTGACTTCTCCATCAATGAGGGGGTGTATCAGAAATGAAGGGGGAAGGCTTGCCGGAGATTCTGCTGCTATGAATCTCTGGGAGGCTGGCTTCAGGTCAATTTTGTGCACCAGTACCAGACACTTCCTAAGGCCTTTGCCCGTAAAAGTCTCCGTTTCAATATTGAGAACCAGCATGTTTTCAGAGatcaatgaaaataatttcagtgttgaaatttttaaaaactcaaataaaatAACCAGGCCTCTGGATTTTGACTGGCATAGAAAATGCTGAGAGTGACCTGACGGTTTTCAGAATCACGTTGGATACAGTTGAGACGGAACTTAAGCTCCTCATTTTGAAGACGAAGACAGGAAATGCATTGTCAACAGATGattccccaccccgccccccccggcccccccccgccccaccccgcccccaaaAAAGACAGGGTTGTTCAGGGGGCAAACTGTGGAATCTCCTTTTCCAGACGAAATCTTTCTGCAATGGCTGAGTCAAGTTCAGCGGAATGGGAGGAGGGTGGGCCGTGGGGAAACGTGTTACTTGTGTGTTACTCTTAGCAATCGTATGATccttatttaacttaaaaaaaaaatctttcttttaaaattacacatgCATAACCCGCACAGCAGTTCCATCACTTCTTTTCAAAATGTGCATTCTTAATTTAattcttttctaatttgaaatatttgaaagtgCCGACTCTAGTTCGTCTTTCAGTACAAACCAACATGCCATGCAGCAAACTCACATTCCTTATTGAAAGGGAAAAGCGCtgtgttttttgagagggaaggGAAACACTTTTAAGTGAAGCACTTACAGTTCATGTCGTTTTCAGTGGGAGATGAAGCTGCTGAGAaactcaatgttttttttttggttttttccacaatacaatgaattttaaaaagtgagcccACTCATGACTCAAATTACCCAAGTCTGACCCAAGCGAAGGTGCCCCTGGAGTTCTGGAAAACGCAGGAGGCCTCCGCGGGCTGGGTGCGCCCGGAGCACAGCCATCCCTTTTCTTGTAATTACTTAATAGCCTGTGcctttgtcttttcctttgttttcttaaggaaatgttttttttaaaaaaaccggTGGACAATAAGAAATGAGATTGAATGCCAGCGGGCGGGAGGCAGCGCTGAAAGAGGCGGCCGTGGATGCCACGGAGCTGGGTTCAAGTCCCTATCCAGGGGGTTTGAGGAGACCGGGAGACAGTGGCCGCAGCGGCCATGGGGGCCACGCAGACCTGGCCCCGGGTGCGGGAGGAGTCGCCTGAGCCGCTGTTTTAATTCCAGTGAATTCATTAAAAGACAAGAGGACCCCAGGGCCCTCCCTGGGAACGCTTGgattggggggggggggtgggtgtCAGGGCTTTCCTACCCTCCCCGTTTCCCATCCCTCAGAATGTTCTAGAAATCCCAGCACACAGGAAGATGCAGTGGCCGAGGCCCGTAGAAGGAAGCAGACGAAGGGCGGAGGAGGACGCGTGGGGCCGGGGCCAGGGTTGGGGGCGCGGACACCCGGGCAGGTTCGGGGCGCATCCCGGGGAGACTTTGGGAGATGCCTCCAGGCGGGGACGGGGAAGGGAACGGGAACGGGGACAGGGCGCAGGGCAGAGGACCGGGACGCGAACGGGGACGGAAACGGGGACAGGGCGCAGGGCAGAGCACAGAGCGCAGAGGCGCAGAGAAGGGGACGAAGACGTAGCCGGAGGCGCCTGAGCGGGGCTCCGTGCGGGAATCAGCGGCGCCACCCAACGCCGCACATCGCCGAGAGCGGTCCGCGTGCTTCTGAGAGCGCGGCCCCTGACGTTTCTGCTGCGCGCTGGGACCGAACCTACAAGAAGCAAAACCCCAGAGGAAGAAGTCGGCGGCTTTTTGGCTCGGAGACAAAATGGAGCCCCGCGGGTGCAGCCTGGGCTCCCTCAGGCGCATCCCCAGACGCTGCGGGTGTCCCCGGAGGCCTTGAAGTCCTCCCGTGCGTCTCGATGCCaccagtttttgtttctttggtgaGGAATCGGTTCGCGGTGAAACTTCCTTCCTCAGCCGGTGGGGAGCCGAGGCTGGGCCGGGCGGCGAGGGTTGCGCTGGGACGCACTGCCCCCTACTGGCCGCTGCGCCGCGTTCCCAGCTGCTCGAGCGGGTGGTTCAGTGAACTCGGATTAATTTAAATACAGCCGTAGATTTGGCTTTTTTCCCTCCCGGGcgaatcttatttaaaaaaaaaaaacaaaaaactaggggAGTACCAAACTTAAAATAATATACAGACTGAAGGATATTATTTCTTAACCTTTATACAGCCTCCTAAAACAGTGAAAATTTTATTGTGAGAGTAAAATCAGAGTTTGGCTCTCTGGTATCCCAGAGTTTGGCTCTCTGGTATCCCTAATGTGCTTTGAGACTATTCTTATGAGACTAGAAATTCGTTGGTTAATGCATATTTATTAAAGACTAAATCACACTACTTTCCAAAATATTAGGCTCTATCAGCAATCCTTGATATGCAAAGAAACCATCTTAGTCcacctccaagagcaaaacaaataaTGCAGTGAAATATCTTTAAAGTTTAAACAAAATGTTACCAAGTTATAGCGTCCAAATTACTAGGTTACATAAATTGCTCACAAGCAACTATCACCTGATCATTTTATGCTTTCTAATAATTTAAATGTCACTAAATTGTAGAGTAGATTAATGCGTAATCGTCAAAGGAACTGTGCTCAAGTGAAAGTCACTTGCAAAGCCTGGATTGGAATTAATTGTCTCAAAATCCTTAGCCTACTGCTTCAACTACAGAACAATGCTCTGCCTTTATTAGTAAGTAGGAGAAAGAAGTTGTTGTGTCAAACACTTTATTGCAAATCCGAGGTTCAGCAGTGAattctaattaattttattattaaaaaaactcaaactttaaaacattttttcaaagggTGGCAACTGTGGCATGGAAATGGATGGATCATTGTTTATTTAAGAGATGTCTCTGTTAGAGTTAGTTGTGTTTTGCTGTGTATAATTATTTTGGGGTTTGGAGGAACCTGAGGTGGCTTTTCCTCGGGTTCTTCAAATTAAATAGCTGGGTTGCACACATCTTCGTTGGGTTCTGGTTGAGTAAACTTCAGTGTAGTGAGGTGTCACATCACTTCCTGGATGAACAGTTGGTTGCCAAGAGCAGGTTTATTTAAAGCCAGAAACTCGTTTAAATAAGTCTTTGGTCACGCTGTTGAGGGGGCTGTTAATGCAGTGTGAGCAGCGACCATCCATGCATGGGGAAGTTGATAAAAGAATCTCTGGTTTTCTGACGATGTAGGTCTTAATGGAGCCTTTTTGGTAAATCTAAGACtttatgttcattttattatACACAGTCTTAATTTGAGTCTGAAAAGGGGAGCTCCAGGGCAGACATAAAATTAACTTCTCTTTCAGCGTCCTAACCTTTGGGTTTTAATTTATTCACTTGTCAATCTTATGAATGCCTCATGAACCCCAGCTATTGATTTCCGTGGCCAATGCTATTTTTCctgtttattataatatattgtcCCATTGTTGCCGGCCGTTTGCGCTCAGTTAGATTTCCCACACAGCGGACAGGAAACCGTTCCATGGCATCAGACTTCCTTAGATTGATTTTcacagaggcagggagggacCTGCCCACTTCTGGACCCTTTGTGCTGAGACTACACAGGGGCCCCAGCAACCCGCCTGTGTGGACGCTTCCTTCCAGGCCCCCAGTGCAGACAGCAGTCTCCCCAGGCCCTCCCACTGCAGTCCCACGCAGCCCCTGGGAAAAGCTCCCCTTATCAGCGCTGACTGTtatgtcatttctttttactcacgATGTTTATTGTCTTTAGAGCCTGCTCTGTGGGAATGTTCTTTTCAAGGGCGACAATGGGGAACCACGGAACAACACTGGTGAAATCACACAGCCCTGGAGCGCCAGGCCTTCCAGTCGCTtcataattagaaaacaaaacactcagCTACAATACAAATGATGTTTTTACACTCTCTGGCTActgaattatttattaataaaagctTTATCACCACTGCGTTACCTAGCACCCTAAAAGTAGGTTACAAGAAAAACTGAGAACCCATTCGGGATGAACCAGAAGAATAAAAGGGCTCTTTCTAAAAAGTAGTCCATGTTTATGTTACCATTTTGAGTTGTGCTGAACACCCATAAGCTTTTTGGCAAACGTCAGCATGTGCCCCAGTGAGCTGGGATTTAAGAGACACCTGTCCTACCTATAGCCAACACTcagtttgaaataatttgaacTCAACAAACTGACTGAGACAGcacatgttttatatttttaaaaagtaggccgCTACAATTATTGATTTGTTTAGATATGTACCATCAgactcaaaattatatttttgttattgtaaattTGTCTTCCTAGGACTAGTTTATtgcaaaatataatacaaaatgtaCTGGATAACATTATTAAAAATCAGGCACCATcctttgaaaatgatttttaatttacacTCTGAAATCATGTTCCCCCAAGGAGCTCATTATCAATTAGAAAACCTCCTGCAGTAAATAGTTGACAGATGAAGCCAGTTCCACAACCACAGCTACAACCCCGCGGAGGAATCTATATGTAAAAGACGCTTtagattttttttggggggggtccttcttcttcttcgttttttttttttttattttcctgaagatTTCAGAGGTCATATGGAGAATGATGTAAATTTTATGGAGACTTTATCCACGGATGTCAAAACAGAGGAATCCACAGAGACGAAACTCAATTTCTACTGCAGAGCTGTACATGTCAGTATGAATCATTTCCACCTGTGGAAATTGA is from Pongo abelii isolate AG06213 chromosome 14, NHGRI_mPonAbe1-v2.0_pri, whole genome shotgun sequence and encodes:
- the LOC134759870 gene encoding uncharacterized protein LOC134759870 encodes the protein MRLNASGREAALKEAAVDATELGSSPYPGGLRRPGDSGRSGHGGHADLAPECSRNPSTQEDAVAEARRRKQTKGGGGRVGPGPGLGARTPGQVRGASRGDFGRCLQAGTGKGTGTGTGRRAEDRDANGDGNGDRAQGRAQSAEAQRRGRRRSRRRLSGAPCGNQRRHPTPHIAESGPRASESAAPDVSAARWDRTYKKQNPRGRSRRLFGSETKWSPAGAAWAPSGASPDAAGVPGGLEVLPCVSMPPVFVSLSLLCGNVLFKGDNGEPRNNTGEITQPWSARPSSRFIIRKQNTQLQYK